In the genome of Candidatus Electrothrix rattekaaiensis, the window TCTGAAGTACGATCTCGGTTTGATTGACAGACAGATTTTCGTACCTTGCCTGTGTGTCGCTCAGTTTTTCGTTGCCGCATGCCGAAAGGGCGAGAGCAGCAAGGAAAGCACCGGTAAACGCGATCAGTCCTCTGTGTTCATACAATTCTCCTGTTGTTTTCATGATATTTCTCCCCGGTATTGCAGAAGCAGGCGGCCCGGCTATCTCTCCTTTAGAGACCCGTGGCTTTCCGACACCGCCTCACGACGGCTGTGGCTTTGTTCAAGTTTCCTGAACCGAACATCTCTGTCCAGCTCTGACCAGAAAGCTTTTGTACCCGCTTGTTAAAAAGCAGTTTTGCTTAATTTTTAACTTGCATAAAGTATGCCATATAATGGGCTTTGTAAAATTTGTGGTATATTCATATTGATGTTTTTGTGTAGTTAATTGATAGTATTTATTCTTTAGTATGAATCCTTACCATGTTTATCGTAGGGTTCTTGAAAGAGAATATTTTAATGTTTCAGCAAGTGACAGAAAAGGGCAGGAAGAGACAATAGGCGGCACTGATCATTCCGGATGGGGGGGGGATATTTAATGTCTCTCGGCCAGATAACACGCAAGAGAATTAGGCTTGCAAATTTACTGAGACGTTTTTAGAATAGCCTTCCTCTGTGCGTGTTGCCTGCTGTCCTTTCGGGCAGTCCGACAGGGCAGGACAATAATAAGGCGACCAGATTGAATTCAAAGGAATCGGAATTATTATGGCACTTATAGTGCAGAAATTCGGTGGAACCTCGGTGGGGTCCACTGATAAGATAAAAAACGTGGCTGAGCGGGTGCTCCGGCAGCAAAAGCAGGGCCATCAGATGGTGGTGGTGCTTTCTGCCATGTCCGGCCAGACCGACAAGCTGCTTGGTCTGGCGGCGGATATGCAGGCAATGCCTGATCCCCGGGAGATGGACATGCTGCTGTCCACGGGTGAGCAGGTCACCATCGCTCTTTTTGCTATGGCCGTGAAGGCAGCAGGCAGTGATGCGATTTCCCTGCTGGGCGATCAGGTGCATATTCATACTGATGGCATGCATACCAAGGCCCGAATCAAGGAGATCGACACCGGGCTGATTCACAGGCATCTTGATGCGGGCAGGGTCGTGGTGATTGCCGGCTTTCAGGGCGTGGATGATGAGGGTGATATCACCACCCTGGGCCGGGGCGGCTCAGACACCACCGCAGTGGCCTTGGCTGCCGCGCTCAAGGCTGATGCCTGCGAGATCTTCACCGATGTTGAGGGCGTGTACACCACAGACCCTAATATCTGTGCGCAGGCACGCAAGATTAATATGATAACCTATGACGAAATGCTGGAACTGGCCAGTCTCGGCGCTAAAGTGCTGGAGATCCGCTCGGTCGGTTTGGCCAAGCGCTATAAAGTTCCGTTGCATGTTCGTTCCACATTTTCAGACAACCAAGGCACCTGGGTCGTTGAGGAGGACAGGATTATGGAATCCATGCTGGTTTCCGGTATTACCTATAATAAGAACGAGGCGCGCATCACCATTACCAAGGTGCCGGATCAGCCCGGCATCGCCTCCAAGGTTTTTCTGCCCATCTCCGATGCTGGCATTCTGGTGGACATGATCATCCAGAACACCAGAGAAGGGCAGTTGACCGATATGACCTTCACCGTGCTGCGGACGGATTACGCCCGGACCATGCAGCTTCTGCAAAAAACGGCGGAAGAGATCGGAGCGGAATCCGTGACCGGCGATGAATCCATTGTCAAGGTCTCCATTGTCGGGGTGGGTATGCGCAACCATTCCGGTATCGCGTCCACCATGTTCCAGATTATGTCCAACGAGGGTATCAATATCATGATGATTTCCACCTCGGAGATCAAGGTGTCCTGTGTGATCGCGGAGAAATACACGGAGCTGGCTGTGCGTGCTCTGCATACGGCGTTCGCTTTGGATAAGGAGAATCCTCCTGTGGAAGAGGAGCAGTAGCTTCCCTGCCCGGTGCAACGCGCCGGGCGGCACTTATTCCTTCTCCTTCCCCAGCAGAAGCGGCGGCACCGTGGGCAGGCCGATGTTGCCTGCAATGCTGTTATAGGTCCGGGCAAGCTTCTGCACCTTCTGCGTGCCTTGATCAACAAAGTCCAAGGCCTTGCCGAGGCGGGAGCTTTTATCGGCAAGGCTGTTAAAGAATTCCTCCAAACGGCTCTTGGTGGCGGCATCAGGTTCGGTTCCCTCCTGAGCAGCTTTTTCTGCCGCAGTCATGGCCTGTTCCGCTTTGTCCAACTCTCTGGTTACTCGCTTCTTCTCTTTTTCATCCTCAATTTCAATCTCCGCCTCATCCAAGATGTCATCTTTCAGGTTGCGGAATAGGGCCTGGGCTTCTTTGAATTGGTTGTGCAAATCAACAGATTGGTTAGCCGTCTGTGTATTGTTTTGATTGACGTTTTGATGTACCTCTGATTTG includes:
- a CDS encoding aspartate kinase, translating into MALIVQKFGGTSVGSTDKIKNVAERVLRQQKQGHQMVVVLSAMSGQTDKLLGLAADMQAMPDPREMDMLLSTGEQVTIALFAMAVKAAGSDAISLLGDQVHIHTDGMHTKARIKEIDTGLIHRHLDAGRVVVIAGFQGVDDEGDITTLGRGGSDTTAVALAAALKADACEIFTDVEGVYTTDPNICAQARKINMITYDEMLELASLGAKVLEIRSVGLAKRYKVPLHVRSTFSDNQGTWVVEEDRIMESMLVSGITYNKNEARITITKVPDQPGIASKVFLPISDAGILVDMIIQNTREGQLTDMTFTVLRTDYARTMQLLQKTAEEIGAESVTGDESIVKVSIVGVGMRNHSGIASTMFQIMSNEGINIMMISTSEIKVSCVIAEKYTELAVRALHTAFALDKENPPVEEEQ